In the Pleurodeles waltl isolate 20211129_DDA chromosome 3_1, aPleWal1.hap1.20221129, whole genome shotgun sequence genome, ATATTTAAATGTAATTGTATATATACACGTTTTTATTTCACATACaataatttttacattttgtagTTTGGCTGTTTAcataacatggccatgtaaaaatgATTTACTTACTAATGCACAGTGGTCTGGCAAGAAGACACAAACAAACATGGAACTTGTAGAATATGACACAATACAACGTAGCCGTCTATCATAACGCTCTGCAGCgcaaaatataatattaaataataaagaCTCAAACTATAGATCGGATCATTCATCCATTGTGCTTATGTCTAATATTTACGAAAGTTCTGGTTAATTAACTGAGCATTATCATCTATTAGGAGGAGCAGTGCATGCCGCTATGAGAACGTTAACTCCCTTTGCCTAGTACAGGTTGGAAAGTTGCATGATACAATCAAGATTCGGCCACGGGGATGCTTCAGACTGGCATGATTTGAAGAATGCCATCATAATTTGTTGTTATCAACTTTTACAGGGCAATAAATACCACTGCCAACATTCTAGACTTTTCTTTAACTCACATAtaaaatcttcacaaaaaaaaTCCTCCGATTACTGGTACGACAGAATGAAGCGTGACAGCTACGATCATTCGCATATTTTTACACTGATGTTGAAGCACGGGCTAGTTCACAAAGTGAAACAAACATTTAAGGAAAGAATAATGCTGATATGGAAGTATGCAGAAATAGATTCATGTAATATATCAACGAAAAAGGCTATGATTACAAGTGGGCTGCGTAGTTCCGATGCTTAATTTCAGAACGAAAGAATGCCGGGGCCCAAACCTCTGCTCAGAAGCCAGCAGCTGGTGCATTTAAACGCCAGCCCGCAGCAAATCAAGGCTGGCAATCTGTATTCCATCCCCAGACACCCTGCTCCTTTGTTTCTCTCTTGCAGGTCCCTGCGTTCTGCTGTGTGACGGTTTtgtcctctttctcttcctctgtttttataATCCGTGCTCTTGCACTTGTTAAATATCTGAGGCGGGGACATAAGTGcctgcccccaaaaataagtgctggtgccccccacagcAACCACCGACTTAAATTAAGCATTGAGTAGTTTTGATGCCTGTTCAAGACCCTCTTATTTCAGGGATCGGTATTATAAATTGTGAGCAATTTACTGCACCTGTAAATTACTGAATATGATAAACGCAGAAATACTGCATTTTCCCAAAGGTACATTCCTGGCAGGTCGGACCTGCAGAAATATACTAGGAGACAAGCCTTGCAAATACGGGGGCATGTGAATTTTAGTACAGATATCACGAACATTAGCATTTTGTGCCGCACTTGGAAGGACAACACTTGTAATTTGCCACAATCATCGCACCTGATGAGTTCTGAACCACAGGTTGTTAAATTTTGCTAGATGCGTTAATTAATTCACCCTGACCAGGCTCACATGTAATTCGGGATAACGTGGTTTAGGTAATGTCATTGTGATAcagacatatttgatttacaaggctCCACTACATATTAATCTGCCTTTTACTATTACTGtgacaaaatgtatatttttaatacaTCGTGGatgactttttctttctttttacttgtCATTAGTATTTTTGTACTAAGAACAGTGTATCCTGATAGTTATGAGAGCCTAGTTTTCTAACATGTAATTTTGTCAAATTTATgaaacttaaataaaatcactggaTGACTTTAAATCAGCCAAATAGACAAGTTCTGtgaacaacccccaccccacccacatacAAGTTGCCACTGGCAGACACCTGAGTCTACGCAGCAGAGGTGTCAACATGTGTAGAAGGAGAAATCCTAcactagggggcttatttacaagcccctagcaccaccgttgtgtcatttttttgatgcagtgaTGGAGCTAAGCAATCCTctacagcagtggtctccaaacttcttaatgccgcgctcccccctgttgaaaaataaaaatctatgggccccccctcagaatttttcacaaatactttataaggatggcaatgtttaaatgtgtccagacctatttaaacattgcagttaggtgctgttacctttttaaaaatgcaataacatgcttttgtttaaaacaaaggcctgttatcggtataatgcttcttttggccagagtttggctcCCCCCCTGGgagcacttgaggcccccctaggggggcccgcctcacagtttgaagacctctgctctacagtgtgccacatttacagcctggtgcaatgggaacattgcaccagtttgtaaagctttGCCCCACGTTAtacctgtgtcaggtataatgtatgcaaggtaggtgttcccccattaaaagccatgcagaactgccacagtgaaatgtacaagatttcactgcatcgttctgtGCCTTCACAAGAtaaattttttaacacctgctcagagcaggcgtaaaagtgatactgggctttttcctatgggggtgtctttgcattgctggagtagcagcattttttttatggtagtccagcaatgcgtcactttagtaCCACAGAAGCATTAGAATTTCTGACCCATCTGTCAAAATGTGCATCATGGAGTGCTGTTTCATAAatgcagcactaccatggtgttgttaggggggcgcagggccGTGCAACAAATGTGACGCATTGGAGCCGAtgagtcagattcttgtaaatgaggaacTAGATGTTTTACGATAAACATCCATGAAGTAAATGACTCTCATTTGCATTAATTGCATGAAAATGTATCTTATGTGATCCTTAAAAAGTGCCATTAACCACTCCATGCGTGCAATGCATGGACCATAGCATGCAAAATCCTTAAATAAGACATCGAGTAACAATACCACAGTTCTTTCAGTGACACTGTTGCTATTTAAACATGTTTTCTTCTAATCTGTTCATACTTTTTTCAAACGACACTGGTTGCTGTTTATTTCCACTTTATTGTCACGTTGCCTCCCACCCAATCTGATCTCACTGAGCATCAGTCCTTTTCATTTTGGTCCCGTATAGTGTGTGTTTATAATCAGATTACTATCCTATTGATCAAAGGGGTCTTTTGCAGGATTTCTTCAACAAAATGTGCAGCCTCACTAATCCTGTGCCTACGATAAACATTTTACATTGCTTCgttattattgtattttttattcttgcaGAAGCTGTTGCTGCTGTATAGTTCCTTTTTGGAAAATTGAACATTACTTTAATCCTTGGGGTTCTAACATAAGGCCAGGGGAGCTAGATCCATTGCAGAATTTCATGATATCCACGTAAGATAAATTTACAGATAATGAGAGTAAATTGAACTATTTTACTTATTTAGTGGTTAACATGAAAACGTGGTATGAACAGGCCCTTTTAGACTTATTTTGCTTTGATGGATGCCCACTTAGAAGTATTCCTTCTCAGTGCTGACCTATTTTGTCAGGTGAATGCTTGTTTCTAACTAGACTTCATTCACCTTGAAGCGATGTGTCAAGTTAAACAAATCATTAACACTTAGacacattttcctttgaaatgtgtgaAACACAAAACGTCTCACGCAATAAACAACTTGTTCTGTTTGTGCTAATTGTAAATTTACCTATTAAAAAAGATTCCAAATGAAACATCATTTTCACATTCATATCTGAAATAATTAATGAATCAGTAAGAAATATCTGATATGGTTTCACCTGGAGCTTCTGAAAATCAAATGTGTGCGTACATTATGTCAGGGCATGCATCTTTCACTTGTCTTGTAAAGTGCTTCTATACTTCTTCCAAGAGAGCTATGACAATTAAACATTTATAGAGTAAtgccaaaaaatacaaaaattagcgGACTCCTTGTTATAGAATATCTACCACTTACTAAATTATTCATGTTCCGTACTTATGCATGTATGCATTGATATACCTTTTTGGCTTCTAGTGTTGTATCCAGACGTCAATTTCTAGAAGCATGTTGCCCTGAGGCAAAAAGCCACTAATGCGCTGTGACACTAATACTGTTTGAAAATTCATTCAGTCTGGTGCGTTTGGAATGTAGTatgcacatttaattattttacCTGAAAACACACCATTTCCCCTACCTTAAAAATCTGTAAAACAATGGAACAAAGACATTTGGAATCAGAAACTGTTACATttaacatttcacaaaaataaatgaTTACGCATCTGAATTTTCTGAATATCGGCTGCCTCACTGCATCAGTGCTCATGGCATATGGAACATGAGTACGTAGCTATTTATTTCTGCGTTGTAGTGAGCGATATGCATTATTTTATAATAGTCTGGTCACAGGCAACTAGAAAATCCCCTGGACGGAATAATCGCCAAACAATGAAGTCAAACAGGTCCTCAAAATATACTTTTCATGTTCATACATCAAATAATATCTGTGTACAAGTTATTTCAGCTTAATGATTATAAAGTAAAATTATAGCAAAAACAACAGTTAGTAATGACAACTCTAATGTAAATACGCTTTAAACACAGTTATAAGTATTTGGGCACTTTCTCAATTTCCAAATATTTCACAAGTAAAAAATATCCTTGAGCGCTTTGAAAACGTACACTATTTCAACCAGTACACGAAAAACAGCCATTTAGTAGGAATCTGGAACAAATTTATTTTCTAACTATGTTTTGGGTAAtgactgtattttttttatttttatattagatCACCAAGATTGTTTACCAAGCACACTGCCTGCAAACAATTCTCACTTACGCACTTTATTCAAATAGTGTATTTCAGGGAACACTTTTTTAATTTAGCATATATATGTACTTCCTAGTCACTTAAAAATATCATATGATAAGGAAAGTATTGATAAACAATTACCCAACACCCAGGTGTTACTTTTCTAAATGGAATTGCACACATAGTAAAATATTTACCACACAACACTATTACAGCCACACATGTATTTCATATCCTGATACTGAAGCATTGTCGTTTGCAGACAATATAGGAAGCATTTAAATTGTATTAATCTCCGTCATTTCTAGGTCCCTGTGTCTGCAAGCTGTATAGAATGTGTCCTCCATACTCTGAATTTTCATCCCGAAGACAAATATGGTGTCTCACTGTGGTAATTGTAATCAGGGCAAACCTTTTGCACAAGTTTGTAATCAACACTGAAGAAAGCAATATATATGCAGATGACCTTAAACGGTTTTGAACATAACCACGAGACATGACTCTGTGTTTGCTCTTGGTAGCAAACCTTTGAAGGATCAAAGTTGCACAAAGCTGTCTTCTTTGCTCGATCTGTTTTCTCATACTCAATGCGACAGTTGAAGGACTTGGAATCCTTGGTCTCCTGTGTGGACTGAGCCGAGACTTCAAACTCCACCACTTTTGACGGAGGCACCAAACTGACAGACACATTCCCAAGTCCTGTAGAGTTGTGGCGAAAATAAACACTAAAAGTCCCATTTCCGTGATCAACAATTTTCCCTGTTATGAGGAGGTTCAGTTTCACTGTTTTTATATTTGAATGAAAATCTCCCCATCCAAACATTTTCTTAAATTTCCCTGTTTTTACTATTGGTCTGCGCTTAGTTCGTACTAGAGATTCCTGTGCATCAGTGATATTGGAAAGCCAATCCCAGAAATTGTCTATTCTGTCAAAATATGGCATTTGTCCATTCTTTGGCACGGATGACTTTTTAGCAAAGAGACGCATAGGACTGATGATCCGTGACTGAATAATGTAATCAACCATTGTCTCTCTGCTATCTTTCTCTTTCCATTCCAGTTCTTCTGTTGCACTTAGTACATGCTTAGAGTCACAGCAAATCTGTAAAGAGAAAATAAGGTAGTGTGAAATATTTAGCTAttaagcaaacttacaaaatctttCCACCAAGTGTGCTttttcaataaattatttattGGAGAAGGACATATTTAATGCTACTAGTCTTTTAACActgtaatattttaatacaattatttaatGGCCATGTCACATTAGGacacttgtatttatttttatttgaaatataaGTTCAAGTTGTCCCTTAAGTCATTAGAAGTGGTAGCATCTTCGATGAGTACCATTCAAACTCTTTCATGTCCTTGAAACCGGTCAAATAGCTAGAGCTTATTTAATTGTGCTTCCCATTAGTTTCTGTTATCCAGTTCAAACCTTTGATATTTTCCCATATAATCACAATTTTTCTTATAGATCACGCGAGCTTCTCTTAGATTGTCTTCTACTCCCTATAGCAAACAGTGCCTCTAGAGCAATAGAAACATACAACACATTTTGATAACAATTGGCAGTGTGTCCCCTGTACACCTATACTTACATATGGAAATGTTGGAGCCTTGTATAGCGTAACTTGGGCATCACAGTTCGCCAAATAAGGACAAGAAAGTGCAAATACTGGATAACAGGCTAGTTTTACACACAAAAACTATACACATTACTTAAGCTAAAATGCCACGACAAAGTTCTGCAGTTTCAACCACAGTCCATATCATTTTCTGTATAGAATGATCACTTTCTTGTCAAAAAAATAAGGCATACGACATCTTGTGTTAAACGCTGATTTCGAAGTACTGATTTGGCAACAAAGAATGAATATAGAATCTAGATTAGATTAAATATATTAATTATACTAGACCCCTATAAATCAGATTGTAACTTTAAAACATCTTTAAAATGCAGCCACATATCAGGTGCATAATATTGCAACATTTTGCTTGAAAATCTCTACTTCCACTGGCCCCTCATTGAAGTTGGCTTCTAAACAACTGGATTTACCTCCTGGCTGACAACAATCTAAGCTATAAGGCAGGGAAACCTACACTACACTCTTATGTGGTAGTTATAATTGTCATAGTAAAGGTATGATATGCTCACAAGTACGGTTAGGGCGGAAAGGATGTAACAATTCAATGTTTCTCACTGGACCTAACCTCAGACTTAATCACATTTGTGAAAAAAACTCTAATCCATACTAAGGGGCATAATAATGAAAAacacatgcagtgcagcacagcaagtcactttgctgcactacaCTGcaagacagggaaagggcaggaatgtgttgtatctgTCAATATGGTGCTTTTCTGCCTTTTCCACTGGTTAACCCTTTTGACTGCCTAACAccagtgagggcacccttgcacagtggtcgaagggtgcctctgttgcatacaggattgtttttatgcagaaaagggtaccttcctgcaaaaaaaaaacaatcccctgagggaTATTCCTATATCCatgtgtgttgcagagtgcagcacatttagaaagagtacgtcaggaggagaaataaagatatttatccttgttacgccTTCCCTGGAAATCATAGCATTTAagcacattctcaggtttaccagttctggtcaATCTGGGAGTGCATCAGATTCCACGGGCGTTGGGTGGGAACACCCACGTAATGTCCATGGATAATGCCCATGGAACATCTTACCAGGACAGAGTAATGctacacagtgatttgcgctgcgttgctttgctcaagatttatgaagccactcagggccatgcaaagtggccttgagtggcttcacAAATTGTTTTTCGGGTTTgcgtcacacatgtaccacactGTGTGGCGCAAACATGATGCAAGcaccttataaatatgccccttgatttctcttttctttgggaatatcTCATGAATGAAAGAGTGCAATAGGTACCATGGGGTTCCAGTGCACGGAAcaaagtgaaagatgggagagctTGACTCAGACCATAACTTCTCCTTAGTTCACTACTATAACACTTTCGGAGCATTAGGTTGCCACAATATCCATGCATTGTAGTGGGAATTGTGAGGGACAGTTATAGGCATCTGCAGCTGCTCTTGGAAACCTCAAGAAGAACAGAATCATTTTTGGTCAAGCCCCTGCTCCTCTGGGGCACCACAAGGTACATTATGATGTTTTTAGGGCACATGGGTCAGTCTTCCAGGCCCATTGTCTCACTTTGAGGTGGTTGTGGACTGCTGAAGATTTTCTTTGCCTTTATTCCCACTTTTTGAGATTTTTGGTGTGCCCATAAATGTTGATTTATTTCAAGCAGAGTGTTCCTGTCCCTTTATGGGTAATGCAAGGGCCTCTTCTCCTAGACCATCCAGCAAATTCCAAGTCACATGGTCCAATGGCCCTCCCTTTTGCCAGGCACTCTTCATGTGTTGTAGTGGAGGAATACCACACTCTCACCAATCACCCTTGAGCGTGGGTATGAGGAAAGTGAGTACAGTAGTACTTGTCATGCCCGTGGAGTCAACCGCTTCTCTTAGGGCTAATTTGCTGAGGACCAGTGGCCCCTAGGTGGGGTAGATTTGTTTCCTCAAACTCTTCTAATGGGATATAAATAGAATATTGCACAATATGTAAGTGGTCATCTAGGTGTTCCAACTCGCCGGAGGCTCCACTGAGGTGTTCAAATGATCCACATCGGAATTTAGTGATACCACATTTGTGTGACAACTTCTTTTTAAGATAACTCAGATCCCAGTGGGCCAAACAGACATCGATTCCTGTGTTTTGCTTTGGGTGGCAACTCCAAACAACAGGAGCATTCTTTCCACTTCTCCCCAACTTCAAGTTTTGTGGTATCCACAATCTATAGAACTCTAAATGGATACCCTTCCTTTATGGTCCTCAACCATTCCACCCTCCACTGATCCACGAAAAAGGGGAGGACCTATGGATAGAAAGGATCCACCACACTTCAGACAGGGTAAAATGTGAAGAGGTTTAAAAAAGGAGGTTGAAAGTTTTATAATGTGGAAGTCCCTACCCAATCCAGAAATGCTACATGAACCCTCCATGCTTACCTGGCACGTTTGGCGATAGCCAATCGGCTGCCCAATCCCCTTCACAGAATTCTTGGAAGGACCGACAGGGTGATGTGAAGGAAAACTGGGACTCAGCTATCCATCAAAGCTAAACTCCACCCACCTAGGGGTGGTTTCTTTAATCTaaactccaaaataaccctttgtgACAGCCTGAGCCTGAAGTGCTTCTAATCAACTATTGGACATGTCATCCCCCTTGATCTCCTGCCTGGAGAAATCCAGTTTCTTCAGGATAAGCCCATTGTTTTCAGGAGGCTGTGATCTGCGAGATGGGGCATCTGAGCAATTAATTCACCCAGCAGGGAGGCAGTGGGGCAGCTATCTCTTAAATGCTGACTCAGGAAAATATTCTCAATGTTACAAGTGCAACAAATGTGTAAAGAGTCACACGTTATCCTTTGTATAAACACATTAAGCACTACAGATTTTAAACCTCAGCCAGAAAGAAAGAGCATATTTCTATTTGGATTTCCAATTGAATCTTAGTCCTATTTATCATGGTACCACCATTGCACAGAAGCCAGGCTGACTCAGACAAGCAGTACCCCTCCGAGTCTcttcatatgtgcatgtatgtgtgaatctGTGTTGCGCACCACCTCTTCAGAGCCTTTTAACCACCCGCGCACCTTAGCTAACATTTTAACCTATGTTGAAAGGTTTTCCCTTACCGTTACAGCTCTGTGCCATTTTAACGTAAGCGTACAGTGGTTTATTCTCCATTAGGGAGATGTATCAATAGCAGGGGTAGTTTTCATAGGTCAGAATCTGCATCTCTACACTAACAACGTGCAGTTAAATGTGAAATTCATTAACATTGAACCCTTCCTGGCAAACATATGGACACAAGACATCTGGAAATACAAGAGAGCTTACAGGAAGAGAAGGCCAATCCAAAGCGAAACTCTCCATTACTGCATGCGTGTCCCTCTTGCGGCATCAGATGTAATGGGCTATTATGTACTGGGCAGATGATGCTGGCAACCAAATGTCTGGCTGACAATCCGTGTGTGCTGCAAATCGTCACAGTGAAAGCTTCCCACATAAGCGCATAGTATGAATCATGTAAACCACCGaggtagtggagtggattgaaaactTACCTTTCATTCTTGGAATGGATAGACTCCAAAATACCCTCTATCAGGTCTCTGATGAGACGTGCTGCCACAAATCTTGGGAAGCCTTACCTtcccatcactcatacaacataagCAACTAATGTGACACGTTGCTCAGGAAGATGGAAATATCTGCTTTACAATGCTTATGAAGGTTGATGTGTGTTGGCTGGGGTGACTGATTGGTCTATACTTGACACACAATGACACCGACACCCCCTCAATAACGCCTACCTTTACTAAGAAGATGAGCTCTTTGAAGAGTATGTGTACTATTAGAGATGAGTGAGAGGGATTAAACACGAGTCCGGTATTTTCTAGCAGTTTTTAGACAATTATAAAAGCAAACGACTTGCTCTGTCACCCTTAAATGCCAAGAAAGCACTCGAGTAGCCTTTTGTTTATACTTTGCTTGAAGCTAGATTGGAACGTCACACTCGTTTGTTAATTAAATTGCTAATGTTTTTCAATGCTATTGGGCTACTGGCCTCATTGACGACTTCACAACTTTGATGTTTGCTGTTCAGCGTGGTCCAGTCACGTGTGCACACCCTTTCTATCGCTGTGTGCTCTGGACATGGATCAATTACTAACACTTTTGATATACCCACTGTTCTTTTGATCTCGATTTTACACTTAGAAATTAATATACTAAATGTGCACTTTGAGTTCCGACCCTTTTCTTAGTGAGTACATTAGAATTCTAACAATACAGGAATACTTGAAATTGTCTTTTCACGGACAACTGATCAAACGTGGTTATTCTATCCAAGGCCTTGTATTACGGGATGCCCCCATGTTTATTATGGCTACAACTGTGCATTGACCTAGTTTATATGGGCGCCAATTCTTGAAGTTCCCAGTGGCCCTGAGAGACCAGCTAATGTCTAGCTTCCAGTTTTATCAGAACAATGGGAAATAGAATTATGCGACTGATTCAACAGCTGTCCCAAATTGTCTCCCATTGTTGTATTTACTGATACAATTGTAGCCCAAATTACATTTTTCATTAATATTTGCAGGCCTCCTTCATCACCTGGAGCATAATAAGCATAATATATTGTTTCATTGTATTTCTACATGCGTGGGGGGAATCCTAAAACATCAACAAATACCCAAATACCTGAGTGTGATACGGATTTTGGACAATCTAGTATCAAAGGCAAGGAACGCTGGTTGTCTGGGAACCTCCATTTTATCCACCATATTTCTAAATCTAGTCTTTTTGAGGCATTCAGCAGAATGCATTTTCAGGAAGTCGGTAATTGTATACAGTTCAGTTAAATGATTTTTAATATAAAGTAGCACATTTTATGTTAAACTAGGTCATGGAGCCTGACTAATATAGCAAAGAACTACATACCTATGCATGTGATTGAAGATTCAGcggcaaatctatctatctatctatctatctatctatctatctatctatctatctatctatctatctatctatataaatatatgcactgaaaaaaacaaaggttacatgaaatAGAATTGGAAAAATCTTaggaattcattgaaaaaacaaaggttacagggacattatagttaggttcacatttcacacacacaatatcatatatactcagtagttacagttatatttatctcaagaaactataactggtgccctatggtaactgtaactcacacccctgcttatttcttttcattttaacTATTTTTACATGAGCTGCATTGTGCAACATATGTAGAAAGAGAGAAATTCCACAAAGGCTGTTTTTGTGCAGGTCAGAAATTGCTAATATTAGCCCTCCTTGTTGAAATGGTTAACTTTTCAGCCTCTAATAAATAAAGGATAAACTAATGCTTTTTAAGTCTTCAGTGTATCTTGTCACACTTGCTTTCTTTTAACCACTGAAACTTGTTTTTGTATAACAGCTCATTTGACAATTATGTTTTTCCACAAGGACACTTAcaaaactagggcccagatttatgctaaagtggcacagtgcaatGCTGCACCAAAAAGATAGCAGCCCCtccctgtgccacttttgaaacacaggggtgcggggtatttagaggaatacagtgcacccctgtgtttcctcctgcgcTGGTGGTGAATTAggctgcctagtgtcaatgcaagcatccttgcaccatagtgcaagggtgtctgcattgaggggatagattgtttatgtgcaggaaggtattccttccagcagataaacaatctataatggcgatttcgcatttctatgtgtgctgcaaaatgcagcacacatccaaGTACCAAAGAGtcatttggaatgattgtttatgtgcaggaagggaaatcttcctgcatgtaaacaattgtccatggcattttgcttcttttatgtgtgctgtataatgcagcacacatacaaaaaagcaaaaaattaggaggaataaaatcattcctcctcgttttgactTGctaacgtcacccctaaggtggctttagtttttggcgctgccttaggtttacaaTAACTCATAAATCTGTGCCAGCGTCAAATGCAATGCATGTTGcaggggaacacccactgcaacacccattgcacgtccctctgacgcagaaaacagCATCGGAGGCGCCCCcatttacaaggaagtgtaacgTCACAAAAAGTGGAattacaccttgtaaatatgaagcagtgcttagcgccacaagaGCGTTATGAAAAGTAACGTTCCCgtggcactaggggttcttaaatatgccccaaagtatatgTTTGTACCAATCATATTTTGTATTTTCTACGTTGCAAAAGCAACATGTAAAATATGTGAAGATTGATCTATTACGTTAAATGTGGTTTCATCAAATCGACATTGTCACTGTTGATATAGT is a window encoding:
- the NXPH2 gene encoding neurexophilin-2, with translation MRCPHPASFIVVQCLLQLICCDSKHVLSATEELEWKEKDSRETMVDYIIQSRIISPMRLFAKKSSVPKNGQMPYFDRIDNFWDWLSNITDAQESLVRTKRRPIVKTGKFKKMFGWGDFHSNIKTVKLNLLITGKIVDHGNGTFSVYFRHNSTGLGNVSVSLVPPSKVVEFEVSAQSTQETKDSKSFNCRIEYEKTDRAKKTALCNFDPSKVCYQEQTQSHVSWLCSKPFKVICIYIAFFSVDYKLVQKVCPDYNYHSETPYLSSG